From Leifsonia sp. fls2-241-R2A-40a, one genomic window encodes:
- the trmD gene encoding tRNA (guanosine(37)-N1)-methyltransferase TrmD encodes MRIDIVTIFPTFFDVLDISLLGKARQSGLIELGVHDLRDHAHDRHRTVDDTPYGGGAGMVMKPEPWGEALDGILGDDTDPVVIFPSPAGEVFTQATARELAQERHLVFGCGRYEGIDQRVFDETASRARVRLISIGDYVLNGGEVATMAMIEAIGRLIPGVVGNPESLVEESHEDGLLEYPSYTKPAVWRGREVPPVLLSGNHGAVDAWRREQQLERTRAVRPDLLD; translated from the coding sequence ATGCGCATCGACATCGTCACGATCTTCCCGACCTTCTTCGATGTGCTCGACATCTCCCTGCTCGGCAAGGCCCGGCAGTCCGGTCTCATCGAACTCGGCGTGCACGACCTCCGCGACCACGCCCACGACCGCCACCGGACCGTCGACGACACTCCCTACGGCGGGGGAGCCGGGATGGTCATGAAGCCGGAGCCGTGGGGCGAGGCGCTCGACGGCATCCTGGGCGACGACACCGACCCGGTCGTCATCTTCCCGTCGCCGGCCGGCGAGGTGTTCACCCAGGCGACCGCCCGGGAGCTCGCGCAGGAGCGTCACCTGGTGTTCGGGTGCGGTCGGTACGAGGGCATCGACCAGCGCGTCTTCGACGAGACGGCGTCTCGCGCACGCGTGCGTCTGATCAGCATCGGCGACTACGTGCTCAACGGCGGCGAAGTCGCGACCATGGCGATGATCGAGGCCATCGGCCGGCTCATCCCGGGCGTGGTCGGCAATCCGGAGAGCCTGGTGGAGGAGTCGCACGAGGACGGCCTGCTCGAGTACCCCAGCTACACCAAGCCGGCCGTGTGGCGCGGGCGCGAGGTCCCGCCGGTGCTGCTCTCCGGCAACCACGGCGCGGTCGACGCGTGGAGGCGCGAGCAGCAGCTCGAGCGCACTCGCGCGGTGCGTCCCGACCTGCTGGACTGA
- a CDS encoding YraN family protein, with amino-acid sequence MAEKDELGRRGEQVAAEWLQEQGYTLVDRNWRCPSGELDLILRQGTTMVFAEVKTRSSLTFGHPFEAITSRKAARLRRLAAAWCREREPGAVSVRIDAVAVTNAWSERPNVEHLAGIV; translated from the coding sequence ATGGCTGAGAAAGACGAGTTGGGCAGGCGCGGCGAGCAGGTCGCGGCGGAGTGGTTGCAGGAGCAGGGGTACACCCTGGTCGACCGCAATTGGAGGTGTCCTTCGGGGGAGCTCGACCTGATCCTGCGACAGGGCACGACGATGGTGTTCGCGGAGGTGAAGACGCGGTCGTCCTTGACGTTCGGGCATCCGTTCGAGGCGATCACCTCACGAAAGGCCGCGAGGCTCCGTCGCCTGGCCGCGGCGTGGTGCCGGGAGCGGGAACCGGGTGCGGTGTCGGTGCGCATCGACGCGGTCGCGGTGACCAATGCGTGGAGCGAGCGCCCTAACGTCGAGCACCTGGCCGGGATCGTCTGA
- a CDS encoding ribonuclease HII, with protein MTPVSPSLRFEKALYREGVTSIVAVDEVGRGALAGPVAVGMVVIDTAVKRIPPGLRDSKLLPEPVRETLDPLCRKWAMHHAVGLASAAEVDSLGIMRCLGLAGARALAQLEEQGALVHESTLILDGNYDYLNPALMRPAKVVTRIKADRDCASVAAASVIAKVHRDRMMIGHDRDYPGYGWASNKGYSSPEHFAAISELGPSALHRLTWLKQPALIDVVD; from the coding sequence ATGACCCCGGTGTCGCCGTCGCTGCGGTTCGAGAAGGCCCTCTACCGCGAGGGAGTGACCTCGATCGTGGCCGTGGACGAGGTGGGCCGCGGCGCCCTCGCCGGGCCGGTCGCGGTCGGCATGGTGGTCATCGACACGGCCGTGAAGCGCATCCCGCCGGGACTCCGCGATTCCAAGCTGCTGCCGGAACCGGTACGCGAGACGCTCGACCCGCTGTGCCGCAAGTGGGCCATGCACCACGCTGTGGGCCTCGCGTCCGCAGCGGAGGTCGACTCGCTCGGGATCATGCGCTGCCTGGGACTCGCCGGCGCCCGCGCCCTCGCCCAGCTGGAGGAGCAGGGCGCCCTGGTGCACGAGAGCACGCTCATCCTCGACGGGAACTACGACTACCTCAACCCCGCGCTGATGCGTCCGGCGAAGGTCGTCACGCGCATCAAGGCCGACCGTGATTGCGCGTCGGTCGCAGCGGCCTCGGTCATCGCGAAGGTCCACCGTGACCGCATGATGATCGGTCACGACCGCGACTACCCGGGCTACGGATGGGCGAGCAACAAGGGCTACTCGTCGCCCGAGCACTTCGCCGCGATCTCCGAGCTGGGGCCGAGCGCGCTGCACCGGCTCACCTGGCTGAAGCAGCCCGCGCTGATCGACGTCGTCGACTGA
- the map gene encoding type I methionyl aminopeptidase, which yields MIELRTPAEIEQMRPAGRFVADVLAQTAAAAHVGVNLLELDALAHDLIRRRGAESCYIDYHPSFGASPFGKVICTSVNDAVLHGLPHDYRLQDGDLLTLDFAASVDGWVADSAVSIVVGTPRDEDLRLIDTTRRALAAGIQAAQPGGRVGDISAAIAAVAHAEGYSINTQFGGHGVGRTMHGDPHISNDGRAGRGYPLRPGLVIAIEPWFLESTDEIYTDRDGWTLRSADGSRGAHSEHTIAITDDGPLVLTAP from the coding sequence GTGATCGAGCTGAGGACGCCCGCCGAGATCGAGCAGATGCGGCCGGCCGGGCGCTTCGTGGCGGACGTGCTGGCGCAGACCGCCGCAGCCGCACATGTCGGCGTGAACCTCCTCGAGCTGGATGCGCTCGCCCACGACCTGATCCGGCGACGCGGTGCGGAGTCCTGCTACATCGACTACCACCCCTCGTTCGGCGCAAGCCCGTTCGGCAAGGTGATCTGCACGTCGGTGAACGACGCCGTGCTGCACGGGCTCCCCCACGACTACCGGCTGCAGGACGGCGACCTCCTCACCCTCGACTTCGCCGCGAGTGTGGACGGCTGGGTCGCCGACTCCGCGGTCAGCATCGTGGTCGGCACGCCCCGCGACGAGGACCTCCGCCTCATCGACACGACGCGGCGCGCGCTCGCGGCCGGCATCCAGGCCGCGCAACCGGGTGGCCGGGTCGGCGACATCTCGGCCGCCATCGCTGCGGTCGCGCACGCCGAGGGCTACTCGATCAACACGCAGTTCGGCGGCCACGGTGTCGGCCGCACCATGCACGGCGACCCGCACATCTCCAACGACGGCCGGGCCGGGCGCGGATACCCGCTGCGGCCCGGGCTCGTCATCGCGATCGAGCCGTGGTTCCTGGAGTCGACGGATGAGATCTACACCGACCGCGACGGCTGGACCCTGCGCAGCGCCGACGGCTCCCGCGGAGCGCACTCGGAGCACACCATCGCCATCACCGATGACGGTCCGCTGGTCCTGACCGCGCCGTAG
- the rplS gene encoding 50S ribosomal protein L19 has protein sequence MHILDQLDSASLKQDIPEFRAGDTVKVHVNIIEGTRSRVQVFQGVVIGRSGESVRETFTVRKISFQVGVERTFPVHSPVIDKIEVVTRGDVRRAKLYYLRELRGKKAKIKEKREN, from the coding sequence ATGCACATCCTCGACCAGCTTGACTCCGCGTCCCTCAAGCAGGACATCCCGGAGTTCCGCGCCGGCGACACCGTCAAGGTGCACGTGAACATCATCGAGGGCACCCGCTCTCGTGTCCAGGTCTTCCAGGGCGTCGTCATCGGTCGCTCGGGCGAGAGCGTCCGCGAGACCTTCACGGTCCGCAAGATCAGCTTCCAGGTCGGCGTGGAGCGTACCTTCCCGGTTCACTCCCCGGTCATCGACAAGATCGAGGTCGTCACCCGCGGTGACGTGCGTCGCGCGAAGCTGTACTACCTGCGCGAGCTGCGCGGCAAGAAGGCGAAGATCAAGGAGAAGCGCGAGAACTGA
- a CDS encoding YifB family Mg chelatase-like AAA ATPase, giving the protein MSLSRTFAIALDGVRGHVVEVEADISAGLPAFVLIGLPDTALGESRKRVGAAAVNAGCPLTQKKLTINLSPAALPKQGSGFDLAIAVAALSAAGAVPAESAARAVHLGELGLDGRLRPVPGVLPAVLAAREAGFPRVLVPAGNADEARLVDGIDVVAVTGLRAAAIFHGAELDAPEGDEEPVLPPAAERRVQPEPDMAEVTGNDEAVEALVAAAAGGHHLAMVGPPGAGKTMLARRLPTLLPDLAGGDALEATCIRSLVGLGVGAELVRRPPFEAPHHTASAVSLVGGGSGRITPGAIVRATHGVLFLDEAAEFPPSVLDALRQPLENGSITIHRASGAATFPARFQLVLASNPCPCGHYGSADAECTCSPMARRRYLTRMSGPLLDRVDIRLTVRRLGLAALRSAAEPRPVGRTSQELRARVEAARARAAERLAGTGWMRNADAAGSWLRAGERRLGPTAISPLDRALERGAITMRGYDRTLRLAWTLADLDDASSPDVDHVGRALFLRRGIAA; this is encoded by the coding sequence ATGTCGCTCTCTCGTACCTTCGCCATCGCTCTCGACGGCGTGCGGGGTCACGTCGTCGAGGTAGAGGCCGACATCTCGGCAGGTTTGCCTGCCTTCGTGCTGATCGGCCTGCCGGACACCGCGCTCGGAGAGTCCCGGAAGCGCGTCGGCGCGGCCGCCGTGAACGCGGGCTGTCCGCTGACGCAGAAGAAGCTGACCATCAACCTCTCGCCGGCGGCCCTGCCCAAGCAGGGCTCCGGCTTCGATCTCGCGATCGCTGTCGCGGCGCTGTCGGCGGCGGGGGCGGTGCCGGCGGAGTCGGCCGCGCGTGCTGTGCACCTGGGCGAACTCGGGCTCGACGGTCGCCTGCGGCCGGTGCCCGGGGTGCTGCCCGCGGTGCTGGCCGCGCGGGAGGCGGGCTTCCCTCGGGTCCTCGTTCCCGCGGGGAACGCCGATGAGGCCCGGCTCGTCGACGGGATCGACGTCGTCGCGGTGACCGGGCTCCGAGCAGCCGCGATCTTCCACGGCGCCGAGCTCGACGCTCCGGAGGGCGACGAGGAGCCGGTGCTGCCTCCTGCCGCGGAGCGCCGCGTCCAGCCCGAGCCGGACATGGCCGAGGTGACGGGCAACGATGAAGCCGTAGAGGCACTGGTCGCGGCGGCGGCGGGCGGTCATCACCTGGCGATGGTCGGACCGCCCGGAGCAGGAAAGACGATGCTCGCGCGTCGGCTCCCGACGCTGCTGCCCGACCTGGCCGGAGGCGACGCGTTGGAGGCGACGTGCATCCGCTCCCTGGTCGGACTGGGGGTCGGCGCCGAGCTGGTTCGACGGCCGCCGTTCGAGGCTCCGCATCACACCGCATCCGCCGTCTCCCTCGTGGGCGGCGGCAGCGGGCGCATCACGCCGGGGGCGATCGTCCGCGCGACCCACGGGGTGCTGTTCCTCGACGAAGCCGCGGAGTTCCCACCGTCGGTTCTCGACGCCCTGAGACAACCGCTGGAGAACGGGAGCATCACCATCCACCGGGCGAGCGGAGCTGCGACGTTCCCCGCACGGTTCCAGCTCGTGCTCGCGTCGAACCCCTGTCCGTGCGGTCACTACGGTTCGGCGGATGCGGAATGCACGTGCTCGCCGATGGCGCGACGGCGTTACCTCACCCGCATGTCCGGGCCGCTGCTCGACCGGGTTGACATCCGGTTGACGGTGCGGAGACTCGGGCTGGCGGCGTTGCGTTCCGCGGCCGAGCCGCGTCCCGTAGGCCGGACCAGTCAGGAGCTCCGCGCTCGGGTGGAAGCCGCACGAGCGCGCGCGGCGGAACGGCTCGCCGGGACGGGCTGGATGCGCAACGCGGACGCGGCGGGCAGCTGGCTGCGTGCGGGGGAGCGGCGGCTCGGGCCGACCGCGATCTCGCCGCTCGACCGTGCCCTCGAGCGCGGCGCCATCACCATGAGGGGCTACGACCGCACGTTGCGGCTGGCTTGGACGCTCGCCGATCTCGACGACGCGTCCTCACCGGATGTCGATCACGTGGGCCGCGCGCTCTTCCTCCGACGGGGGATCGCCGCATGA
- a CDS encoding YbhB/YbcL family Raf kinase inhibitor-like protein — protein MDWIGRLLRSRRAGEESLAWHRSGLDAAPAIGVTSPDFRDDTPIPKRNAGRPIGENVSSALQWSGVPPTAQELVLIVEDADVPFSRPIVHAIARLAPDLTGLAEGDLEAGGAHGEGRGSFDRPGYHGPRPIPGHGPHHYVFQLFALDRPIPGDSTLRPRTIMAAMSGHVLARGRLTGTYER, from the coding sequence ATGGACTGGATCGGTCGACTCCTCCGCAGCCGCCGAGCCGGGGAGGAGTCGCTCGCCTGGCACCGATCGGGCCTGGACGCTGCTCCGGCGATCGGCGTGACGAGCCCGGATTTCCGTGACGACACCCCGATCCCGAAGCGCAACGCCGGTCGCCCCATCGGAGAGAACGTCTCCTCCGCCCTGCAGTGGTCGGGCGTCCCGCCGACCGCTCAGGAACTCGTCCTCATCGTCGAGGACGCCGATGTGCCGTTCTCCCGGCCGATCGTTCACGCCATCGCGCGACTCGCTCCGGATCTCACCGGACTCGCCGAGGGAGACCTCGAGGCCGGTGGTGCGCACGGCGAAGGGCGCGGTTCATTCGACCGGCCCGGCTATCACGGGCCGCGGCCCATCCCCGGTCACGGCCCGCACCACTATGTATTCCAGCTGTTCGCGCTGGACCGACCCATCCCGGGCGACTCCACCCTCCGACCGCGCACCATCATGGCGGCGATGTCCGGGCACGTCCTCGCACGCGGTCGGCTGACCGGAACGTACGAGCGCTGA
- a CDS encoding DUF2469 family protein: MDEDEFDDYDREVELALYREYRDVVSQFKYVIETERRFYLANEVEFVRRDTEHDFYFELTMNDVWVWDVYRADRFVKSVRVLTFKDVNIEELSSKEFELPKELALDE, translated from the coding sequence ATGGATGAAGACGAGTTCGACGATTACGACCGCGAGGTCGAGTTGGCACTGTATCGCGAGTACCGGGACGTCGTCTCGCAGTTCAAGTATGTGATCGAGACGGAACGTCGTTTCTATCTGGCGAATGAGGTGGAATTCGTGCGCCGCGACACGGAGCACGACTTCTACTTCGAGCTGACGATGAACGACGTGTGGGTGTGGGATGTGTACCGCGCCGACCGGTTCGTGAAGTCGGTGCGGGTGCTGACGTTCAAGGACGTCAACATCGAGGAGCTCTCGTCCAAGGAGTTCGAGCTGCCCAAGGAACTCGCGCTCGACGAGTGA
- a CDS encoding MFS transporter, with translation MSSRIVRRPRPWLMLAFGVLAQSSSTVFVSTPAFLIPLLHTERGLSLAQAGLLASAPTLGLVLTLIAWGALSDRIGERWVIASGLAVTSLAAFAAMFVDSYIALGALFLVGGMASASPNAASGRVVIGWFPKERRGLAMGIRQMCQPLGVAIAAVTVPVLASAGGIAAALIVPAVLCAVSAVLCAIGIVDPPRPARRTEDGTEAHPQAVWRPYRETSLLWRIHAVSMLLVVPQFTVSTFGLVWLVSQLHFPPLLAGIVIGISQFAGAIGRIGIGVLSDRVGSHLRPLRWVSLCAVAAMLLLAAASALGSVAAAVILIVAAIVTVADNGLAYTSVAEIAGPFWSGRALGAQNTGQFLAASVVGPLVGALIGWVGYPIAFALVAVCPAVATPLVPRDRDLEVVPA, from the coding sequence GTGAGCAGCCGAATCGTGCGACGACCCCGACCGTGGCTGATGCTGGCGTTCGGCGTCCTGGCGCAGTCCAGTTCGACGGTCTTCGTCTCGACGCCCGCCTTCCTCATCCCGCTCCTGCACACCGAACGCGGGCTGAGCCTCGCGCAGGCCGGGCTCCTCGCCTCTGCGCCGACGCTGGGGCTGGTCCTGACGCTGATCGCCTGGGGAGCGCTGAGCGACCGGATCGGCGAGCGCTGGGTGATCGCCTCCGGCCTCGCGGTCACCTCCCTCGCGGCGTTCGCCGCGATGTTCGTCGATTCCTACATCGCCCTGGGGGCGCTGTTCCTGGTGGGCGGGATGGCGTCGGCCAGCCCCAACGCCGCCAGCGGTCGCGTCGTGATCGGCTGGTTCCCGAAGGAGCGCCGGGGTCTCGCGATGGGCATCCGTCAGATGTGCCAGCCGCTCGGCGTCGCGATCGCCGCGGTGACCGTCCCGGTGCTCGCCTCGGCCGGAGGGATCGCCGCCGCTCTGATCGTCCCGGCGGTGCTGTGCGCCGTGTCCGCCGTGCTGTGCGCGATCGGCATCGTCGACCCGCCGCGGCCGGCGCGCCGCACGGAGGACGGGACGGAGGCGCATCCCCAGGCCGTGTGGCGGCCGTACCGGGAGACCTCGCTGCTGTGGCGCATCCACGCGGTGTCCATGCTGCTCGTGGTGCCGCAGTTCACGGTGTCGACCTTCGGACTGGTCTGGCTGGTCTCTCAGCTGCACTTCCCACCGCTTCTGGCGGGCATCGTCATCGGCATCAGCCAGTTCGCCGGAGCGATCGGCCGCATCGGGATCGGCGTGCTGAGCGACCGCGTCGGCAGCCATCTCCGACCGCTGCGCTGGGTGTCGCTGTGCGCCGTCGCCGCGATGCTGCTCCTGGCGGCGGCCTCCGCGCTCGGTTCGGTGGCGGCGGCCGTCATCCTGATCGTCGCCGCCATCGTGACGGTCGCCGACAACGGCCTCGCCTACACCTCGGTCGCCGAGATCGCCGGCCCGTTCTGGTCGGGGCGGGCGCTGGGCGCGCAGAACACGGGCCAGTTCCTGGCCGCCTCCGTGGTCGGACCGCTGGTCGGCGCGCTCATCGGCTGGGTCGGCTATCCGATCGCCTTCGCCCTGGTCGCCGTGTGCCCCGCCGTGGCGACGCCCCTGGTGCCGCGCGACCGGGACCTCGAGGTCGTGCCCGCCTAG